A portion of the Salminus brasiliensis chromosome 9, fSalBra1.hap2, whole genome shotgun sequence genome contains these proteins:
- the pcdh7b gene encoding protocadherin-7b isoform X5 — protein MRTTGAVDCACYCWLLLQLLSQPAVAKQVLRYRLAEEGPADVRVGNVAADLGIVAGSGEVTFTLESGSDYFKIDNITGDLSTNERRIDREKLQQCQMIFDENECFIDFEVSVIGPAQSWVDLFEGKVIILDINDNTPSFPSPVLTLSVEENRPIGTLYLLPTATDRDFGRNGIERYELIQDGAESSVRRLGSASTDAHAGKRRFDDAQSRSSVFELQVADTTDGEKQPQLIIKGALDREQRDSYELTLRVRDGGDPPRSSQAILRVMITDVNDNSPRFEKSVYEADLPENSSPGAPILQLKAVDADVGVNGQIEYVFGAATESVRRLLRLDESTGWLSVLHRIDREEVSQLRFTVMARDRGQPPKTDKATMIINIKDENDNVPNIDIRKIGRIYLRDGVANVAEDVVVDTPIALVQVSDRDKGPNGVVTCTVVGDVPFQLKPASEIEGDMNKKKYFLHTSAPLDYEAVQEYNVVIVAVDSGSPSLSSNNSLIVKVGDMNDNPPIFTKSTVEVSFPENNAPGERVATVVALDADSGKNAEIAYSLDSSVNGIFSIDADSGDIRVNTILDREQTERYEFKVIAKDKGVPVLQGSATVVVLVADKNDNEPKFMQDVFTFYVKENLQPNSPVGMVTVMDSDKGQNAEMSLYIEEEEDIFSIENNTGTIFSTVAFDREQKTTYSFRVKAVDGGDPPRSATATVSLFVMDENDNPPTVTFPINSSYTLLPPSSNVRTVVRTVIATDTDTGVNADLSYSIIGGNPFKLFEIDPATGVISLVSKLEQKHFGLHRLVVQVNDSGVPSQSTTTLVHVYVNETLSNSTVVDAQIAKSLGTPLNADIAGDPNYDLGKQRLSIAIGVVSGIMTVILIILVVVMARYCRPKNKNGYEAGKKDHEDFFTPQQHDKGKKPKKDKNKKKSKQPLYSSIVTVEASKPNGQRYDGVNEKLSDSPGMGRYRSVNGGPGSPDLARHYKSSSPLPTVQLHPQSPTAGKKHQAVQDLPPANTFVGTGDNISIGSDHCSEYSSQTINKYNKQLLQ, from the exons ATGAGGACTACTGGCGCAGTGGACTGTGCGTGCTACTGCTGGctcctgctgcagctgctgagtCAGCCCGCGGTGGCCAAGCAGGTGCTGCGCTACCGCCTGGCCGAGGAGGGTCCCGCGGACGTGCGCGTGGGCAACGTGGCCGCCGACCTGGGCATCGTGGCCGGCTCCGGCGAGGTGACGTTCACGCTGGAGTCCGGCTCCGACTACTTTAAGATCGATAACATCACCGGGGACTTGAGCACCAACGAGCGGCGGATAGACCGCGAGAAGCTGCAGCAGTGCCAGATGATCTTCGACGAGAACGAGTGCTTCATCGACTTCGAGGTGTCCGTCATCGGCCCCGCGCAGAGCTGGGTCGACCTGTTCGAGGGCAAAGTCATCATCCTGGACATCAACGACAACACGCCGTCCTTCCCGTCGCCCGTGCTCACTCTCTCCGTGGAGGAGAACCGGCCCATCGGCACGCTCTACCTGCTGCCCACGGCGACCGACAGAGACTTCGGCCGCAACGGAATCGAGAGGTACGAGCTGATTCAGGACGGCGCGGAGAGCTCCGTGAGACGCCTGGGCTCGGCGAGCACGGACGCGCACGCGGGGAAAAGGCGCTTCGACGACGCGCAGAGCCGGAGCAGCGTGTTCGAGCTGCAGGTGGCCGACACCACGGACGGCGAGAAGCAGCCGCAGCTGATCATCAAAGGCGCGCTGGACCGCGAGCAGCGCGACTCGTACGAGCTGACCCTGCGCGTGCGGGACGGAGGCGACCCCCCGCGCTCCTCCCAGGCCATCCTGCGCGTGATGATCACTGACGTGAACGACAACAGCCCGCGCTTCGAGAAGAGCGTGTACGAGGCGGACCTGCCCGAGAACAGCTCCCCTGGCGCCCCCATCCTCCAGCTCAAGGCAGTGGACGCTGATGTTGGGGTCAATGGGCAGATCGAGTATGTTTTCGGAGCGGCCACTGAATCTGTGCGGCGCCTTTTGCGCTTAGACGAGAGCACAGGCTGGCTGAGTGTGCTGCACAGGATTGACCGGGAAGAAGTAAGTCAACTGAGGTTCACGGTCATGGCCAGGGACCGTGGTCAGCCCCCTAAGACAGATAAGGCCACCATGATTATTAACATTAAGGATGAAAACGACAACGTCCCAAACATCGACATAAGGAAGATTGGACGCATCTACCTGAGGGATGGGGTGGCCAATGTGGCCGAGGATGTGGTGGTGGACACGCCCATTGCACTGGTCCAAGTGTCAGATCGCGACAAGGGACCGAACGGTGTCGTGACGTGCACAGTGGTTGGCGATGTCCCTTTCCAGCTGAAGCCAGCAAGTGAGATAGAAGGTGACATGAACAAGAAGAAGTACTTCCTGCATACGTCAGCACCGCTCGATTACGAGGCCGTCCAGGAGTACAATGTTGTCATCGTTGCTGTGGACTCTGGAAGCCCCAGTCTGTCCAGCAACAACTCACTGATCGTAAAAGTGGGAGACATGAATGACAACCCGCCCATCTTTACCAAAAGTACAGTGGAGGTCTCATTTCCTGAGAACAATGCCCCAGGTGAGCGAGTGGCGACTGTAGTGGCGTTGGATGCAGACAGTGGCAAAAACGCTGAAATTGCCTACTCTCTGGACTCCTCAGTGAACGGAATATTTTCCATAGACGCAGACAGTGGTGACATTCGTGTCAACACCATACTTGACCGAGAACAAACAGAGCGCTATGAGTTCAAGGTTATCGCCAAAGACAAAGGAGTGCCTGTCCTGCAGGGCTCAGCCACAGTCGTGGTGCTGGTGGCAGACAAGAATGACAACGAGCCAAAGTTCATGCAGGACGTGTTCACATTCTATGTGAAGGAGAACCTGCAGCCTAACAGCCCTGTAGGCATGGTCACAGTGATGGACTCAGACAAGGGGCAGAACGCTGAGATGAGCCTGTAcattgaggaggaggaggacataTTCTCCATTGAAAACAACACAGGAACCATCTTCTCTACGGTGGCATTCGACCGCGAGCAGAAGACCACCTATTCATTCCGTGTCAAGGCCGTGGACGGCGGCGACCCACCTCGATCCGCCACAGCGACTGTTTCGCTTTTTGTGATGGATGAGAATGATAACCCACCAACAGTCACTTTCCCAATTAACAGCTCCTACACTCTGTTACCACCATCCAGCAATGTCCGAACGGTCGTGCGCACTGTCATAGCTACCGATACGGACACGGGTGTCAATGCTGACCTCAGCTACAGCATAATAGGGGGCAATCCGTTTAAGCTGTTTGAGATTGATCCTGCCACTGGTGTCATTTCATTAGTTAGCAAGCTGGAGCAGAAACATTTTGGCCTCCACCGCCTAGTAGTGCAGGTTAATGATAGTGGGGTTCCTTCTCAGAGCACCACCACGCTGGTTCATGTCTATGTCAATGAGACACTCTCCAATTCCACGGTAGTGGATGCCCAGATTGCCAAGAGCCTTGGAACACCGCTTAACGCAGATATAGCTGGAGACCCCAACTATGACCTGGGCAAGCAGCGCCTAAGCATTGCCATTGGAGTGGTGTCCGGCATCATGACGGTCATCCTCATAATCCTAGTTGTGGTCATGGCCCGCTACTGTAGGCCCAAGAACAAGAACGGCTATGAGGCCGGTAAGAAAGACCACGAGGACTTCTTCACCCCTCAGCAACATGACAAGGGCAAGAAACCCAAGAAGGATAAGAACAAGAAGAAGTCCAAGCAACCTCTGTACAGCAGTATTGTCACAGTTGAAGCTTCGAAGCCCAACGGGCAGCGCTATGATGGCGTCAACGAGAAACTTTCAGACAGTCCAGGAATGGGCCGCTACCGCTCTGTAAATGGTGGGCCCGGAAGCCCGGATCTTGCTCGTCACTACAAGTCCAGCTCGCCCCTGCCTACGGTCCAGCTCCATCCACAGTCGCCCACAGCGGGTAAAAAGCACCAGGCTGTTCAGGATCTGCCCCCGGCCAACACCTTCGTGGGCACTGGAGATAACATATCCATTGGATCTGACCACTGCTCTGAGTACAGCAGCCAAACCATCAACAAGTACAACAAACAG TTGCTGCAGTAG
- the pcdh7b gene encoding protocadherin-7b isoform X3, with translation MRTTGAVDCACYCWLLLQLLSQPAVAKQVLRYRLAEEGPADVRVGNVAADLGIVAGSGEVTFTLESGSDYFKIDNITGDLSTNERRIDREKLQQCQMIFDENECFIDFEVSVIGPAQSWVDLFEGKVIILDINDNTPSFPSPVLTLSVEENRPIGTLYLLPTATDRDFGRNGIERYELIQDGAESSVRRLGSASTDAHAGKRRFDDAQSRSSVFELQVADTTDGEKQPQLIIKGALDREQRDSYELTLRVRDGGDPPRSSQAILRVMITDVNDNSPRFEKSVYEADLPENSSPGAPILQLKAVDADVGVNGQIEYVFGAATESVRRLLRLDESTGWLSVLHRIDREEVSQLRFTVMARDRGQPPKTDKATMIINIKDENDNVPNIDIRKIGRIYLRDGVANVAEDVVVDTPIALVQVSDRDKGPNGVVTCTVVGDVPFQLKPASEIEGDMNKKKYFLHTSAPLDYEAVQEYNVVIVAVDSGSPSLSSNNSLIVKVGDMNDNPPIFTKSTVEVSFPENNAPGERVATVVALDADSGKNAEIAYSLDSSVNGIFSIDADSGDIRVNTILDREQTERYEFKVIAKDKGVPVLQGSATVVVLVADKNDNEPKFMQDVFTFYVKENLQPNSPVGMVTVMDSDKGQNAEMSLYIEEEEDIFSIENNTGTIFSTVAFDREQKTTYSFRVKAVDGGDPPRSATATVSLFVMDENDNPPTVTFPINSSYTLLPPSSNVRTVVRTVIATDTDTGVNADLSYSIIGGNPFKLFEIDPATGVISLVSKLEQKHFGLHRLVVQVNDSGVPSQSTTTLVHVYVNETLSNSTVVDAQIAKSLGTPLNADIAGDPNYDLGKQRLSIAIGVVSGIMTVILIILVVVMARYCRPKNKNGYEAGKKDHEDFFTPQQHDKGKKPKKDKNKKKSKQPLYSSIVTVEASKPNGQRYDGVNEKLSDSPGMGRYRSVNGGPGSPDLARHYKSSSPLPTVQLHPQSPTAGKKHQAVQDLPPANTFVGTGDNISIGSDHCSEYSSQTINKYNKQPFRRVTFSVVSQPQDPHQGSLQSCYDSGLDESETPSSKSSTGPRLGALPLPEDAYERTTPDGSVGEAEHMENGEKEQ, from the coding sequence ATGAGGACTACTGGCGCAGTGGACTGTGCGTGCTACTGCTGGctcctgctgcagctgctgagtCAGCCCGCGGTGGCCAAGCAGGTGCTGCGCTACCGCCTGGCCGAGGAGGGTCCCGCGGACGTGCGCGTGGGCAACGTGGCCGCCGACCTGGGCATCGTGGCCGGCTCCGGCGAGGTGACGTTCACGCTGGAGTCCGGCTCCGACTACTTTAAGATCGATAACATCACCGGGGACTTGAGCACCAACGAGCGGCGGATAGACCGCGAGAAGCTGCAGCAGTGCCAGATGATCTTCGACGAGAACGAGTGCTTCATCGACTTCGAGGTGTCCGTCATCGGCCCCGCGCAGAGCTGGGTCGACCTGTTCGAGGGCAAAGTCATCATCCTGGACATCAACGACAACACGCCGTCCTTCCCGTCGCCCGTGCTCACTCTCTCCGTGGAGGAGAACCGGCCCATCGGCACGCTCTACCTGCTGCCCACGGCGACCGACAGAGACTTCGGCCGCAACGGAATCGAGAGGTACGAGCTGATTCAGGACGGCGCGGAGAGCTCCGTGAGACGCCTGGGCTCGGCGAGCACGGACGCGCACGCGGGGAAAAGGCGCTTCGACGACGCGCAGAGCCGGAGCAGCGTGTTCGAGCTGCAGGTGGCCGACACCACGGACGGCGAGAAGCAGCCGCAGCTGATCATCAAAGGCGCGCTGGACCGCGAGCAGCGCGACTCGTACGAGCTGACCCTGCGCGTGCGGGACGGAGGCGACCCCCCGCGCTCCTCCCAGGCCATCCTGCGCGTGATGATCACTGACGTGAACGACAACAGCCCGCGCTTCGAGAAGAGCGTGTACGAGGCGGACCTGCCCGAGAACAGCTCCCCTGGCGCCCCCATCCTCCAGCTCAAGGCAGTGGACGCTGATGTTGGGGTCAATGGGCAGATCGAGTATGTTTTCGGAGCGGCCACTGAATCTGTGCGGCGCCTTTTGCGCTTAGACGAGAGCACAGGCTGGCTGAGTGTGCTGCACAGGATTGACCGGGAAGAAGTAAGTCAACTGAGGTTCACGGTCATGGCCAGGGACCGTGGTCAGCCCCCTAAGACAGATAAGGCCACCATGATTATTAACATTAAGGATGAAAACGACAACGTCCCAAACATCGACATAAGGAAGATTGGACGCATCTACCTGAGGGATGGGGTGGCCAATGTGGCCGAGGATGTGGTGGTGGACACGCCCATTGCACTGGTCCAAGTGTCAGATCGCGACAAGGGACCGAACGGTGTCGTGACGTGCACAGTGGTTGGCGATGTCCCTTTCCAGCTGAAGCCAGCAAGTGAGATAGAAGGTGACATGAACAAGAAGAAGTACTTCCTGCATACGTCAGCACCGCTCGATTACGAGGCCGTCCAGGAGTACAATGTTGTCATCGTTGCTGTGGACTCTGGAAGCCCCAGTCTGTCCAGCAACAACTCACTGATCGTAAAAGTGGGAGACATGAATGACAACCCGCCCATCTTTACCAAAAGTACAGTGGAGGTCTCATTTCCTGAGAACAATGCCCCAGGTGAGCGAGTGGCGACTGTAGTGGCGTTGGATGCAGACAGTGGCAAAAACGCTGAAATTGCCTACTCTCTGGACTCCTCAGTGAACGGAATATTTTCCATAGACGCAGACAGTGGTGACATTCGTGTCAACACCATACTTGACCGAGAACAAACAGAGCGCTATGAGTTCAAGGTTATCGCCAAAGACAAAGGAGTGCCTGTCCTGCAGGGCTCAGCCACAGTCGTGGTGCTGGTGGCAGACAAGAATGACAACGAGCCAAAGTTCATGCAGGACGTGTTCACATTCTATGTGAAGGAGAACCTGCAGCCTAACAGCCCTGTAGGCATGGTCACAGTGATGGACTCAGACAAGGGGCAGAACGCTGAGATGAGCCTGTAcattgaggaggaggaggacataTTCTCCATTGAAAACAACACAGGAACCATCTTCTCTACGGTGGCATTCGACCGCGAGCAGAAGACCACCTATTCATTCCGTGTCAAGGCCGTGGACGGCGGCGACCCACCTCGATCCGCCACAGCGACTGTTTCGCTTTTTGTGATGGATGAGAATGATAACCCACCAACAGTCACTTTCCCAATTAACAGCTCCTACACTCTGTTACCACCATCCAGCAATGTCCGAACGGTCGTGCGCACTGTCATAGCTACCGATACGGACACGGGTGTCAATGCTGACCTCAGCTACAGCATAATAGGGGGCAATCCGTTTAAGCTGTTTGAGATTGATCCTGCCACTGGTGTCATTTCATTAGTTAGCAAGCTGGAGCAGAAACATTTTGGCCTCCACCGCCTAGTAGTGCAGGTTAATGATAGTGGGGTTCCTTCTCAGAGCACCACCACGCTGGTTCATGTCTATGTCAATGAGACACTCTCCAATTCCACGGTAGTGGATGCCCAGATTGCCAAGAGCCTTGGAACACCGCTTAACGCAGATATAGCTGGAGACCCCAACTATGACCTGGGCAAGCAGCGCCTAAGCATTGCCATTGGAGTGGTGTCCGGCATCATGACGGTCATCCTCATAATCCTAGTTGTGGTCATGGCCCGCTACTGTAGGCCCAAGAACAAGAACGGCTATGAGGCCGGTAAGAAAGACCACGAGGACTTCTTCACCCCTCAGCAACATGACAAGGGCAAGAAACCCAAGAAGGATAAGAACAAGAAGAAGTCCAAGCAACCTCTGTACAGCAGTATTGTCACAGTTGAAGCTTCGAAGCCCAACGGGCAGCGCTATGATGGCGTCAACGAGAAACTTTCAGACAGTCCAGGAATGGGCCGCTACCGCTCTGTAAATGGTGGGCCCGGAAGCCCGGATCTTGCTCGTCACTACAAGTCCAGCTCGCCCCTGCCTACGGTCCAGCTCCATCCACAGTCGCCCACAGCGGGTAAAAAGCACCAGGCTGTTCAGGATCTGCCCCCGGCCAACACCTTCGTGGGCACTGGAGATAACATATCCATTGGATCTGACCACTGCTCTGAGTACAGCAGCCAAACCATCAACAAGTACAACAAACAG
- the pcdh7b gene encoding protocadherin-7b isoform X4, giving the protein MRTTGAVDCACYCWLLLQLLSQPAVAKQVLRYRLAEEGPADVRVGNVAADLGIVAGSGEVTFTLESGSDYFKIDNITGDLSTNERRIDREKLQQCQMIFDENECFIDFEVSVIGPAQSWVDLFEGKVIILDINDNTPSFPSPVLTLSVEENRPIGTLYLLPTATDRDFGRNGIERYELIQDGAESSVRRLGSASTDAHAGKRRFDDAQSRSSVFELQVADTTDGEKQPQLIIKGALDREQRDSYELTLRVRDGGDPPRSSQAILRVMITDVNDNSPRFEKSVYEADLPENSSPGAPILQLKAVDADVGVNGQIEYVFGAATESVRRLLRLDESTGWLSVLHRIDREEVSQLRFTVMARDRGQPPKTDKATMIINIKDENDNVPNIDIRKIGRIYLRDGVANVAEDVVVDTPIALVQVSDRDKGPNGVVTCTVVGDVPFQLKPASEIEGDMNKKKYFLHTSAPLDYEAVQEYNVVIVAVDSGSPSLSSNNSLIVKVGDMNDNPPIFTKSTVEVSFPENNAPGERVATVVALDADSGKNAEIAYSLDSSVNGIFSIDADSGDIRVNTILDREQTERYEFKVIAKDKGVPVLQGSATVVVLVADKNDNEPKFMQDVFTFYVKENLQPNSPVGMVTVMDSDKGQNAEMSLYIEEEEDIFSIENNTGTIFSTVAFDREQKTTYSFRVKAVDGGDPPRSATATVSLFVMDENDNPPTVTFPINSSYTLLPPSSNVRTVVRTVIATDTDTGVNADLSYSIIGGNPFKLFEIDPATGVISLVSKLEQKHFGLHRLVVQVNDSGVPSQSTTTLVHVYVNETLSNSTVVDAQIAKSLGTPLNADIAGDPNYDLGKQRLSIAIGVVSGIMTVILIILVVVMARYCRPKNKNGYEAGKKDHEDFFTPQQHDKGKKPKKDKNKKKSKQPLYSSIVTVEASKPNGQRYDGVNEKLSDSPGMGRYRSVNGGPGSPDLARHYKSSSPLPTVQLHPQSPTAGKKHQAVQDLPPANTFVGTGDNISIGSDHCSEYSSQTINKYNKQTLGPCLT; this is encoded by the coding sequence ATGAGGACTACTGGCGCAGTGGACTGTGCGTGCTACTGCTGGctcctgctgcagctgctgagtCAGCCCGCGGTGGCCAAGCAGGTGCTGCGCTACCGCCTGGCCGAGGAGGGTCCCGCGGACGTGCGCGTGGGCAACGTGGCCGCCGACCTGGGCATCGTGGCCGGCTCCGGCGAGGTGACGTTCACGCTGGAGTCCGGCTCCGACTACTTTAAGATCGATAACATCACCGGGGACTTGAGCACCAACGAGCGGCGGATAGACCGCGAGAAGCTGCAGCAGTGCCAGATGATCTTCGACGAGAACGAGTGCTTCATCGACTTCGAGGTGTCCGTCATCGGCCCCGCGCAGAGCTGGGTCGACCTGTTCGAGGGCAAAGTCATCATCCTGGACATCAACGACAACACGCCGTCCTTCCCGTCGCCCGTGCTCACTCTCTCCGTGGAGGAGAACCGGCCCATCGGCACGCTCTACCTGCTGCCCACGGCGACCGACAGAGACTTCGGCCGCAACGGAATCGAGAGGTACGAGCTGATTCAGGACGGCGCGGAGAGCTCCGTGAGACGCCTGGGCTCGGCGAGCACGGACGCGCACGCGGGGAAAAGGCGCTTCGACGACGCGCAGAGCCGGAGCAGCGTGTTCGAGCTGCAGGTGGCCGACACCACGGACGGCGAGAAGCAGCCGCAGCTGATCATCAAAGGCGCGCTGGACCGCGAGCAGCGCGACTCGTACGAGCTGACCCTGCGCGTGCGGGACGGAGGCGACCCCCCGCGCTCCTCCCAGGCCATCCTGCGCGTGATGATCACTGACGTGAACGACAACAGCCCGCGCTTCGAGAAGAGCGTGTACGAGGCGGACCTGCCCGAGAACAGCTCCCCTGGCGCCCCCATCCTCCAGCTCAAGGCAGTGGACGCTGATGTTGGGGTCAATGGGCAGATCGAGTATGTTTTCGGAGCGGCCACTGAATCTGTGCGGCGCCTTTTGCGCTTAGACGAGAGCACAGGCTGGCTGAGTGTGCTGCACAGGATTGACCGGGAAGAAGTAAGTCAACTGAGGTTCACGGTCATGGCCAGGGACCGTGGTCAGCCCCCTAAGACAGATAAGGCCACCATGATTATTAACATTAAGGATGAAAACGACAACGTCCCAAACATCGACATAAGGAAGATTGGACGCATCTACCTGAGGGATGGGGTGGCCAATGTGGCCGAGGATGTGGTGGTGGACACGCCCATTGCACTGGTCCAAGTGTCAGATCGCGACAAGGGACCGAACGGTGTCGTGACGTGCACAGTGGTTGGCGATGTCCCTTTCCAGCTGAAGCCAGCAAGTGAGATAGAAGGTGACATGAACAAGAAGAAGTACTTCCTGCATACGTCAGCACCGCTCGATTACGAGGCCGTCCAGGAGTACAATGTTGTCATCGTTGCTGTGGACTCTGGAAGCCCCAGTCTGTCCAGCAACAACTCACTGATCGTAAAAGTGGGAGACATGAATGACAACCCGCCCATCTTTACCAAAAGTACAGTGGAGGTCTCATTTCCTGAGAACAATGCCCCAGGTGAGCGAGTGGCGACTGTAGTGGCGTTGGATGCAGACAGTGGCAAAAACGCTGAAATTGCCTACTCTCTGGACTCCTCAGTGAACGGAATATTTTCCATAGACGCAGACAGTGGTGACATTCGTGTCAACACCATACTTGACCGAGAACAAACAGAGCGCTATGAGTTCAAGGTTATCGCCAAAGACAAAGGAGTGCCTGTCCTGCAGGGCTCAGCCACAGTCGTGGTGCTGGTGGCAGACAAGAATGACAACGAGCCAAAGTTCATGCAGGACGTGTTCACATTCTATGTGAAGGAGAACCTGCAGCCTAACAGCCCTGTAGGCATGGTCACAGTGATGGACTCAGACAAGGGGCAGAACGCTGAGATGAGCCTGTAcattgaggaggaggaggacataTTCTCCATTGAAAACAACACAGGAACCATCTTCTCTACGGTGGCATTCGACCGCGAGCAGAAGACCACCTATTCATTCCGTGTCAAGGCCGTGGACGGCGGCGACCCACCTCGATCCGCCACAGCGACTGTTTCGCTTTTTGTGATGGATGAGAATGATAACCCACCAACAGTCACTTTCCCAATTAACAGCTCCTACACTCTGTTACCACCATCCAGCAATGTCCGAACGGTCGTGCGCACTGTCATAGCTACCGATACGGACACGGGTGTCAATGCTGACCTCAGCTACAGCATAATAGGGGGCAATCCGTTTAAGCTGTTTGAGATTGATCCTGCCACTGGTGTCATTTCATTAGTTAGCAAGCTGGAGCAGAAACATTTTGGCCTCCACCGCCTAGTAGTGCAGGTTAATGATAGTGGGGTTCCTTCTCAGAGCACCACCACGCTGGTTCATGTCTATGTCAATGAGACACTCTCCAATTCCACGGTAGTGGATGCCCAGATTGCCAAGAGCCTTGGAACACCGCTTAACGCAGATATAGCTGGAGACCCCAACTATGACCTGGGCAAGCAGCGCCTAAGCATTGCCATTGGAGTGGTGTCCGGCATCATGACGGTCATCCTCATAATCCTAGTTGTGGTCATGGCCCGCTACTGTAGGCCCAAGAACAAGAACGGCTATGAGGCCGGTAAGAAAGACCACGAGGACTTCTTCACCCCTCAGCAACATGACAAGGGCAAGAAACCCAAGAAGGATAAGAACAAGAAGAAGTCCAAGCAACCTCTGTACAGCAGTATTGTCACAGTTGAAGCTTCGAAGCCCAACGGGCAGCGCTATGATGGCGTCAACGAGAAACTTTCAGACAGTCCAGGAATGGGCCGCTACCGCTCTGTAAATGGTGGGCCCGGAAGCCCGGATCTTGCTCGTCACTACAAGTCCAGCTCGCCCCTGCCTACGGTCCAGCTCCATCCACAGTCGCCCACAGCGGGTAAAAAGCACCAGGCTGTTCAGGATCTGCCCCCGGCCAACACCTTCGTGGGCACTGGAGATAACATATCCATTGGATCTGACCACTGCTCTGAGTACAGCAGCCAAACCATCAACAAGTACAACAAACAG